In Vitis vinifera cultivar Pinot Noir 40024 chromosome 4, ASM3070453v1, the genomic window ATGGGTAATAACAAGGACTTAAAGTTGAAGAAAGGGAAGAGCCAAAGTGGGACTTCTTCAAAATCTTGGACTTTCAGCGACCCTGAGTTTCAGAGGAAGAAGAGGGTTGCTAGCTATAAGGCTTATTCTGTGGAAGGCAAGGTGAAGGGGTCTTTGAGGAATAGCTTCAGATGGCTTAAGGCTAGGTACCACCGGATAGTCTATGGGTGGTcatgattattattatgattaattttttaagaattttgcGTTTGTAAGTTCTGTGCCTCTGTTTTAATTATGTGTCATCTTAGAATTAAGGTTCCTGGATTGGGATCATTAATTCTCGATGTGGGTTGTCCACATACAACTGTTTTCATCCTAATATTTGGTTACGCAGTTTCTGGGTTCAACTCTTCCGatcaaaatatatgattttttaacattttgaaTGCCATATACATGCATCTAAATTGTGGGGTAGGTGGAGGGACCACTGAGGAAGAGTTTCAAGATGCTTTAGGGTTATAGATAAAGTAGTTTATGGATTGATTGTTTCTTGGGTATtgttatttctcatattttgttcTGTGAATTGTGTGGCAATCTCAAAACTTTGTAATAAATTCATGATACATCCATGTGGGCAGGTCATAAATAGCCTAATTCTTTTGGAATTGCAGGATTTCAATCCATTCATTTAGCATTCTAGATATCGACTTGATAAAGTTTGTCTTTTGAGGTTGCCTTGATAATGAACAGCAACCACTGTGTGCTCTTGATTCTTTTAATTAGACCGGATGTTTTGAACACCAAATCCTTTTTTATTGCGGGTTTATTGTGAAGCTTGGATCACACAGATTTCATATGTTTTAGCTTCTAATCTTTTATGCTAGTTTCATATAATGTGTATTATTGGGTTTGGAGACTTGAATTATTCAGGAATTAACCTTGCTATTTGTATCCATGGAGTTTTAGTTGAGTCTTTATgcttttgttttacttatttattatgaGAGTGTTCGAATAATTCAGAAATTGTTCTCACAAGGATGCTGGTCGAGTAAAATGGCACCCAACATttacattgaaaaaataaaataaaatgctaaTAGGGGCTTCCTTGTTTGATATATTGTGATTCTATGTTGCATGTTTTGGTGGTTTGTGTGAATGTGAAGGGAATCATCTAAGGTCACAGCTGATTGACACGACCAATGAGCTTTTCCCCCAGTTAATCTTGCTTGATAATTTCCATCAACTTCCTTGGGTACTTTCCAGTCTGGAATTGTTCCCCTGTGAGCCTGTGACACACTAGTTGCAACTTCTAGGAAGATATTTGAAACATTCTTGTTTGTTTCTGATCTTCTGATACAGTCCCAATTCAATCTTGCTGAGGTTCCTCATGCCAAGTTTCCTTCAGTGTAAgtcttttttttcccaaatcaCAAGCTTGATGAAATGAAGCCCGACCGACGAAGAATAATAACCTTTCCATGTAAGAAGTAGTCTCATTATTTAGAGTTCTTGCAGGTCATCC contains:
- the LOC104878982 gene encoding uncharacterized protein LOC104878982, which encodes MGDYRSKPYVDDRRQIDSYYDTSRPTPSNFHDKRSYSVPYAPTYMGNNKDLKLKKGKSQSGTSSKSWTFSDPEFQRKKRVASYKAYSVEGKVKGSLRNSFRWLKARYHRIVYGWS